From the Paenibacillus sp. R14(2021) genome, the window GTCCGCCAACCTCAGCGACGATGCCGGTCTTCAGCTCATAGCTGCAGATCCGAATGTCCGCCTCTTCCAGCCAGCGCCGAATGGCAGCCGTTGTCTCATACTCCTCATGCGAGAGCTCCGGATATTGATGGAGCCGCCGTCTTATGGCAATCAGCTGCTGCTGCAGATCCTGCGTGAAATCTACCGGCCATTCATCACTCACGATGTTCCCTCCCAAGCTATATTGATACCGATACCTCGGCAAAAGCTTCCTTGAGCAGCTCGAACGAACGAAGCCGTTTCTGAAAATCAGGCACCGCCGTCGTTACGATAAATTCCTCGACGCCGAACTTCCGCTGCAGTTCAAGTAAGCGGTCGCGTACTGTTTCTTTGGCGCCTTTCGTGATTTCCGGAGCCTTCACCTCGATACGGTATTTCTCATTGGACTGCTTGCCGTATTCTTCGGCCTGTTCAATCGTTGCAACAGTAAGCGTTCGCCCGCTTGCCAGATGGATCTTGACGAGCTTTTGGTCGCCCGCCAACTGCTCCGCTTCCTCGTCGGACCCGGCGACGATGACAGACAAGGCGAAGATCGCTTCCGGCCTGCGGCCATGAGCTTCGTTAAACTGCGCGCGATAAGCCGCGAAGGCTTGCAGGGCAACTTCCTCGTCGCTGTTAATGAACTGCGAGAATACATAGGGCAAACCGTGACTTGCTGCGATTTCAGCACTGGCCACGCTCGTTCCGAGCACGTACAGCTCCGGTGCAGTCTCAGGCAGCGGAGTAGCCTTCAAGCCTGCAAGCGGATGATCCGCCTCCAGCTTGTCGTGAATGAACTGCTCCAGCTCGACGATTTTCTCCGTCAAGGTGGGAGGGTCTTGAACGCCGCGCTGCAGCGCCTGCGTCGAACGCGGCAGCCCGCCGGGTGCCCGCCCGATGCCAAGATCGACGCGGCCTGGCGCCAGCGAAGCAAGCACGTTGAAATTTTCAGCAACCTTATACGGACTATAGTGCTGCAGCATGATACCGCCGGAGCCGATCGTGATCCGTTCCGTTTTGGCCAGCAGATGTGCGATTAAGACTTCCGGCGACGAGCCGCCGACAAAGTTCGAATCGTGATGCTCCGATACCCAGAACCTCCGATAGCCAAGTGCCTCGGCTCGCTGGGCAAGCGTAATCGTATGACGAAAGGCCTCCGGCGCCGTTTCACCTGGGAATATCGGCGTTTGATCCAATATGCTTAACGTAATCCCCATCCGTGTTTCCTCCCGTTCATCCTTATATAAAATAAGCCGGCTCAGGCATGATTCGTTTCAGAAACTGCTGCGTCCGCTCTTCCTTCGGTTTGTTGAAAATCTCCGCCGGCGGACCTTCCTCGACGATAACGCCGCCATCCATGAAAACCACATGGTTCGCGACATCGCGGGCAAAGCCCATCTCGTGGGTCACGACGATCATCGTGATGCCTTCCTGCGCGATTTTGCGGATAACTGCGAGCACTTCACCGACAAGCTCGGGATCGAGAGCCGAAGTAGGTTCATCGAACAGGATAACCTCCGGATTAAGGGCAAGCGCCCTTGCGATGCCAACGCGCTGCTGCTGTCCGCCTGAGAGCATGCTGGGGTACGCATCGAGCTTTTCCCCGAGGCCAACCTTCTGGAGCACCTCGATGCTTCTTCGGCGAGCCGCGTCCTTTGGCATCTTCTGCACGACAACGAGGCCTTCCATAACGTTCTCCAGCACCGTCTTGTGCTTGAACAGATTATAGTGCTGGAACACCATCGCCGTTTTGCTCCGCAGCGCATGAATTTCCCGCTTGTGGATGCCGCTGTAATCAACCTCGAATTCGCCGATTGCGATTTTGCCCTCGCTTGGCCGCTCCAGATAATTAATGCAGCGCAGCAGCGTCGTCTTGCCGGAGCCGCTCGGCCCCAGAATGACGACGACCTCGCCTTTCATGACCTGCAGATCAATGCTTCGCAGCACCTGCTGCCTGCCGAACGATTTGGAAATACCGGTTAACTTGATCATGCGACTCCACCTCGATTGTAGGAATTAATGCGTTTCTCCAGAAGCGCGGCTAAGCGTTCAATCAAGACCGTAAGTCCCCAGAAAATAACGGCAGCTGCCAGATAAGCCTCGAAAAACTTCCAGTTGGTGGATGCCACGATCTGCGCTTTTGCATTAATTTCAACGACCGATACGGTAAAAGCGAGCGTCGACGCATGCAGCATGCCGATAACCGAATTCGCCAGGTTCGGAATGCTGGCTGCGAAAGCCTGCGGAAATACGATGCGTCGGAGCGCTTGGGGCGTGGACATCCCGACGGAATAGGCCGCTTCGATCTGACCGCGGTTCACGACGAGCAGACCGGATCGCACGACCTCCGACATGTAGGCGCCCGCCGTAATGGAAAACGCGATAAAAGCGAAGTCGATCATCGGGATCGATGACGACCGGAATCCAAGACCAAGGAGCGAGCTGATGCCGTCAATGATGAGCGGAAGACCGAAATATATGATGAGCAGATGCGTCAGCATCGGCGTGCCCCGTATGACCGTCACATAAGCTACAGCGGCTGGATACAGCAACGGCACTTTATACATGCGGATAAGAGCAACGGCCGTACCGATTACGAATCCGCAGAGAACGGATACTGCCGTAACGAGCAGCGTGGTCGGGATCGCGGGCAGCAGCTCAATTAACGCCGTCCAGATAAAAGATGGATCCAGCTTCATGATTTCTGCACCTCTTCTCTGAACCGTGCATGTCGCGCGAACAATTGACGCAGCCCTCGGGATTTATCGCGTCTGAACACGGGATACGCATCGATGACTCGAACCTCGTGCCTCAGCAGCTTTCGTTCGAATGCCAGCAGAAGCCGCTCCAGCGCGAAGCTGATCACCAAGTAAATCAGCGCCAGCGAAATATAGCTCTCGACAAAATGATTCGTAAGCGTCGCGAGCGACTGCGCCTTTCCCGTCATCTCCATGACGCCGAGCGTAAAGGCGAGCGATGTGTCCTTCAGGAGCCCGAGAATAACATTCGCGAGCACAGGTACGGCAATCGCCAGCGCTTGCGGCCAGACGATCCGGGTGAACGCTTGAATGCCGGACATTCCGACCGCGTATGCAGCTTCGACTTGGCCCCGGTCTACCGAAGTGACGGCCGCGCGGATCGTTTCGGATACATAGGCTCCCGTATGCAGCCCGTACGTCAGGATGACGAAGAACAGCACGGGGGCTCGGCTGACATCCAAGTGAAGCAGCTTCAGAATCTCGGGCAGGCCGTAATAGAACAGGAAGAGCTGGATCAGAATCGGCGTACCGCGGAAGAAGGAAGCGTACACTTGGGATGCGCGCTGAAGCACAGGAACGCTGTATAAGCGCGGCAGCGCAACGAGAATCCCGACGATGATGCCGACAACAAGCGCGCCCGCCACTATGAGAAGCGTGGTCTGAAGCGTACCCGCGAGTTTAGGGAAAAACGTGAAGACGTAGCTAATGTCGAACTTCTCTCCCATCTTCCTTTCCCTCCTTCAGCGCTATTGCTGGGTATAGTCGGCGCCCAGCCATTGAATGCTCAATTTGCTTAACGTGCCGTCCGATTTGATCGCCTTCAAAGCACCATCAACGGCATCTGCAAGCTGCTGCTCATCCGGATCGTCCTTGCGGAATACAAACTGAACGTCCGCTTCCTCCAGCGCGTCCCCTACGGATTCCAGCTTGCCCTGCGGATCAATGAGCGACAGCGTGAAGTCGGCTCCGAGCGTCGCCGCGACCCTGCCTGTCGTCAGCTGGTTCACCGTATCGTTCGCCGCCCCGTTCGTGTACACGATCGAAATCGCGTTATCATGCGATTTGTTGTAGTTTTCCAGCAACGTGGCTTCGGCGCTGGTTGCGGTCGTCAGCACCTTCTTGCCCTTCAAGTCATCGAGCGTCTTGAAGGCTGCGCCGCTTCCCTTCGGAGCGATGATTTTCGTTTTCCAATGGGCGTAAGCTTCTTTGTTGAACAAATATTTCTTGGCCCGGTCCGGGTTCTGCTCCATCTCATGCGCCACAAAGTCGATTTTCTTCGTCTCCAGGCTGAGGAGCAGATTCGAGAAATCAAGCGTTTGGAATTCAAACTCGTAGCCCGGCAGCCGCTTGTCAATTTCCTTCACCAGTTCCACGTCAAAGCCGGTCAGCTTGCCGTTCTCGTCCAGAAAGCACACCTTCGGGAACTGCGTCCCCGTGCCGACGATGATTTTCTTTACCTCTGCCGCGATATTTGCTGCATTCGCCGAATTATTCGCCTTCGCGTTGCTTCCTGCGCTTGCCTCGTCTGCCTCTTGCTTCGCACCGCATCCTGTCACTACCACCGTAAGCGCGATAAGCGCCAATCCCGCCGTCCCCATAAACGTCTTCTTCATATCTGCTTCTACCTCCACTTGTGGAATGCGTTCGGACCTCCACAGGAATGGTAGATCGTTGCGTTCTCTAATTTTTATAATTCCAATAGATTTAGTCGGAATTATCTTGAAACTAATTTATCATTCCGGTTTCATTGCCGTCAATCCATCAGCCAATAGAGATTTTCTATACGTCGATCTAGACATTCAATCGTTTCTGCCGCCTTGCCCGAAGAGAGACCGGCCGATTTCGAGGAGCGCTTCTGCGAACATCGCATGCTCGCCGTTTCGGGCAATCAAGTTCGTCTGGAGCATAATTCCGTTGATTTCTTTAAAAGCGATCGGAAACAGCCGCTTCTCTCTCACCTCCTCCTGCACGCAAAGGTCAGGCAGGAAGCAGATCCCGGCGCGCTCCAGCACAAGCTTCTTCGCCGCCTCTGAATTATCGACCAGATACTCGATATTCGGCTGGCGATTCAAGCTCTCGAATACGCGGTGTACCCGCATCCAATCGAAGGATCCGCACTCGAAAAAGACGAGCGGCTGAAAGCTGATCTCCTCGATCGAGATTTCGTTCTGCTGCGTAAAGGGGTGCTCCTCATAGACATAAAGCTTTATAGGATCCTCATAAAAGGTATAAGAAAGCAGCGTTGGATGGACCACTTTACGCACGAACGCCAAGTCGATCTCCTTGTTGTGCAGCTTGTTTACCAGATCGTCGGTTGATGCCGTAGCGAGCTTAATATGGAGGTCCGGATACAGCTGCTTCAGCTTCGGCAGCAGACTCGGAATCACGTAGTTCGATACCGATACCGTCGCGCCGATCCGCAGCTCGTGGGGGACGGATTTGCGCTGCTGCATATGCAGCTTGCCCTTCTGGAACGTCTGCATGATTTGCTGCGCGTACGGCAGAAACTGCCTTCCTTTCTCCGTTAACGCGATTTGCTTACCCAGTCTGTCGAACAACTTGCAGTCGAGCTCCCGCTCCAGCGTTTGGATTCGAGCCGTAACGGAAGGTTGGGACAAGAACAGCACCTCGGCGGCTTTATTGAAGCTCCCATAATGATTGACATAGACAAAGGCTTCAATGTTTTCGATGTTCACCGTTCGCTCGCCCCTTTATACCTTATTTTTCCCATAAAATAACTTGGAATTAAAAATATTCTACTGCACGTTAGCTTAGACCGTCAATTACTGTTAATGCGATCACTCTTCTGAAAATAGGCAGAAGAAGCATTTATTATATCTATCGATATATTAAATTCTTATATATCCCATATGATTAGTGTGAATAATGGCGTATAGTAAGCGCATATAAGAACTGGCTGGAAGTTGTAGCCGTTCAAGGAGGAGTTAGAAATGAGCGATGCCATCACGGTGACGATCCGGGACGCGAGAGCTGCGGACCGCGAGGAGGTGCTGCAAGTTATGATTGAAGCCTATCGGCAATACGAGGAGACCTTGCCGTCTGACAAATGGGCGTTGTACCGCCAATCGATTCTTGCCTCCTTCGACAACGAAGGCCCGGCCGCTCGAATCCTTGCGGAAATCGAAGGACGCATCGTCGGATCGGTGCAATTGTTTCTCTCCTCGGAAGCGGCCTACGGCGCACCGGAGCTCGGGATCACGAGCCCGATCATCCGCTATCTTGCCGTCCCTCCCGAACAGCGGGGCAGAGGCATCGCCACATCGCTAATCCGCGAAGCCGCGGCAAGAGCCGTCCAGCTCGGCGCGGATTGGCTGCATCTCCATACCTCCGACATGATGGCTTCAGCCGTCAGCCTCTATGAGCGGCTCGGCTTCGAACGCGCCTTCAACACCGACGTCATGAACGGCGAAACCCTCGTCAAGGGCTATCGCCTCGACCTCAAAGCAAAAGCAGCTCCCCTGTAAAGGAAGCTGCTTTGTTGGCATTATGCTGCTGTATTCTCGCTGCAAGCGAAGGTTTTGGTGCATTGGAGCGACTTTGGTGCGAAGCACCACGGGAGCGCCAATCGCAAACACCGGAGCCATCGCTTCCCGAGTACGCCCCCATCAAGCTACAAGCGAAGGTTTTGCGCATTGGAGCGACTTTGGTGCGAAGCACCACGGGAGCGCCAATCGCAAACACCGGAGACCTGGCATCATGCTGCAAGCGAAGGTTTTGCGCATTGGAGCGACTTTGGTGCGAAGCACCACGAGAGCGCCAATCGCAAACACCGGAGCCCATCGCTTCCCCGAGTACACCCCCATCAAGCTGCAAGCGAAGGTTTTGCGCATTGGAGCGACTTTGGTGCGAAGCACCACGGGAGCGCCAATCGCAAACACCGGAGCCCCTAATCGTCCTCGTCGAACGACAGCAGCCGCTTTACCCGAGCCGGCCGCAGCACCAGCACATAGAGGATCGCCAGTACAAGTGCCGCCAAGGCGGGCACGAGCGCTCCCCGGCTCGGCAGCAAAATACCATGCGGAAGCCAGATGACAATCGCACAGATCAGCGAAGCAACGCGATCGACGCGCAGCACCGCATCATGACGGGTAACGTCTGGCAGCGGATATACGAGCCGCCACACTGAATGGCGGTGCGACTGAGCAAGCGACCCCAGCTGAATGCCGCTGAGCCAGACGAATAACAGACACACCGCGGCCGAGCCCCAGCCTTGCAATAGCCCGGCATAAGCTGCCAGTATGCCGGAGATGATACCGAGCGCCGTGAACCGGATGACAATTCCGCCAAGCTCGGTCCGAATAAGCGTATGCGCATAGAGATAGATGAAGGCACTGCGTTTGCCATAGCGGACAAACCGGGTCATCCAAGAAAGGTACGGCCTGGAGCGCACAGCCGCGGACTCCGTCGGCACATCGGCGAAGGAGCTGAAGAAAGCCATATACCTCCGGCGCGTCAGCTGCTCTTCATGAATCAGCGTCATCCAAGGAAACGCATACCTGGAAGCGCGCCAATAGAGCAGCCCGAACAGCGCACTAACCACCGCAAGGTAAATCACTGTTTTCCAAATTTCTGTCTGCAGCAAAGCCGCAGTCGCCACAGCCGTCGCCGCCCAGCGCATCAAGCGAAAGCTTCGTCTCCAGCTCCGCCCGACAAGCTGACGCTCACGCCATGCGCCTCCCGTATTCAACAGCTTCATCAGCAGCGCGCCGCCAACCACCAGCGACACCGGCGTGAACGATGGCCCTGCCAGATATAAGGGTAGGTATGCTGCGCAAACGAACAGCACCCCGGCACAGCAAGCCAGTCCATTATATCGAAACGACCTCCAGAGGTAGGCAGGCATCTCCGCTTCACGCGGCACGAGGAAGACAACATCCGCTTCGCGCAGCCATGTCCGAAGCGGACTCCAGCAAAGGATCGGCGTCAGCACGATAACGCCTGTCCTCGTGAAGGGAAACGAAGCCGGCATATTCCGCAGCAGCAGCCCATATCCCGCGAGGCCTGCAAGCAGCAGCATAATCGTGACGCCGGGCAGACCGCTTTGCGTCATATCGCGAATATAAGGCATGCATCCGCGCCAGAAATCGCCGGCGCGCTTGCGCCACAGCACGTCAACGGAACGATCCATGAGTTCCCCCATCCGCAACC encodes:
- a CDS encoding LLM class flavin-dependent oxidoreductase, yielding MGITLSILDQTPIFPGETAPEAFRHTITLAQRAEALGYRRFWVSEHHDSNFVGGSSPEVLIAHLLAKTERITIGSGGIMLQHYSPYKVAENFNVLASLAPGRVDLGIGRAPGGLPRSTQALQRGVQDPPTLTEKIVELEQFIHDKLEADHPLAGLKATPLPETAPELYVLGTSVASAEIAASHGLPYVFSQFINSDEEVALQAFAAYRAQFNEAHGRRPEAIFALSVIVAGSDEEAEQLAGDQKLVKIHLASGRTLTVATIEQAEEYGKQSNEKYRIEVKAPEITKGAKETVRDRLLELQRKFGVEEFIVTTAVPDFQKRLRSFELLKEAFAEVSVSI
- a CDS encoding amino acid ABC transporter ATP-binding protein — protein: MIKLTGISKSFGRQQVLRSIDLQVMKGEVVVILGPSGSGKTTLLRCINYLERPSEGKIAIGEFEVDYSGIHKREIHALRSKTAMVFQHYNLFKHKTVLENVMEGLVVVQKMPKDAARRRSIEVLQKVGLGEKLDAYPSMLSGGQQQRVGIARALALNPEVILFDEPTSALDPELVGEVLAVIRKIAQEGITMIVVTHEMGFARDVANHVVFMDGGVIVEEGPPAEIFNKPKEERTQQFLKRIMPEPAYFI
- a CDS encoding amino acid ABC transporter permease — translated: MKLDPSFIWTALIELLPAIPTTLLVTAVSVLCGFVIGTAVALIRMYKVPLLYPAAVAYVTVIRGTPMLTHLLIIYFGLPLIIDGISSLLGLGFRSSSIPMIDFAFIAFSITAGAYMSEVVRSGLLVVNRGQIEAAYSVGMSTPQALRRIVFPQAFAASIPNLANSVIGMLHASTLAFTVSVVEINAKAQIVASTNWKFFEAYLAAAVIFWGLTVLIERLAALLEKRINSYNRGGVA
- a CDS encoding amino acid ABC transporter permease, translating into MGEKFDISYVFTFFPKLAGTLQTTLLIVAGALVVGIIVGILVALPRLYSVPVLQRASQVYASFFRGTPILIQLFLFYYGLPEILKLLHLDVSRAPVLFFVILTYGLHTGAYVSETIRAAVTSVDRGQVEAAYAVGMSGIQAFTRIVWPQALAIAVPVLANVILGLLKDTSLAFTLGVMEMTGKAQSLATLTNHFVESYISLALIYLVISFALERLLLAFERKLLRHEVRVIDAYPVFRRDKSRGLRQLFARHARFREEVQKS
- a CDS encoding transporter substrate-binding domain-containing protein: MKKTFMGTAGLALIALTVVVTGCGAKQEADEASAGSNAKANNSANAANIAAEVKKIIVGTGTQFPKVCFLDENGKLTGFDVELVKEIDKRLPGYEFEFQTLDFSNLLLSLETKKIDFVAHEMEQNPDRAKKYLFNKEAYAHWKTKIIAPKGSGAAFKTLDDLKGKKVLTTATSAEATLLENYNKSHDNAISIVYTNGAANDTVNQLTTGRVAATLGADFTLSLIDPQGKLESVGDALEEADVQFVFRKDDPDEQQLADAVDGALKAIKSDGTLSKLSIQWLGADYTQQ
- a CDS encoding LysR family transcriptional regulator, translating into MNIENIEAFVYVNHYGSFNKAAEVLFLSQPSVTARIQTLERELDCKLFDRLGKQIALTEKGRQFLPYAQQIMQTFQKGKLHMQQRKSVPHELRIGATVSVSNYVIPSLLPKLKQLYPDLHIKLATASTDDLVNKLHNKEIDLAFVRKVVHPTLLSYTFYEDPIKLYVYEEHPFTQQNEISIEEISFQPLVFFECGSFDWMRVHRVFESLNRQPNIEYLVDNSEAAKKLVLERAGICFLPDLCVQEEVREKRLFPIAFKEINGIMLQTNLIARNGEHAMFAEALLEIGRSLFGQGGRND
- a CDS encoding GNAT family N-acetyltransferase, whose product is MSDAITVTIRDARAADREEVLQVMIEAYRQYEETLPSDKWALYRQSILASFDNEGPAARILAEIEGRIVGSVQLFLSSEAAYGAPELGITSPIIRYLAVPPEQRGRGIATSLIREAAARAVQLGADWLHLHTSDMMASAVSLYERLGFERAFNTDVMNGETLVKGYRLDLKAKAAPL
- a CDS encoding ABC transporter permease; amino-acid sequence: MDRSVDVLWRKRAGDFWRGCMPYIRDMTQSGLPGVTIMLLLAGLAGYGLLLRNMPASFPFTRTGVIVLTPILCWSPLRTWLREADVVFLVPREAEMPAYLWRSFRYNGLACCAGVLFVCAAYLPLYLAGPSFTPVSLVVGGALLMKLLNTGGAWRERQLVGRSWRRSFRLMRWAATAVATAALLQTEIWKTVIYLAVVSALFGLLYWRASRYAFPWMTLIHEEQLTRRRYMAFFSSFADVPTESAAVRSRPYLSWMTRFVRYGKRSAFIYLYAHTLIRTELGGIVIRFTALGIISGILAAYAGLLQGWGSAAVCLLFVWLSGIQLGSLAQSHRHSVWRLVYPLPDVTRHDAVLRVDRVASLICAIVIWLPHGILLPSRGALVPALAALVLAILYVLVLRPARVKRLLSFDEDD